From a single Salmo salar chromosome ssa22, Ssal_v3.1, whole genome shotgun sequence genomic region:
- the tnnt2b gene encoding troponin T, cardiac muscle isoforms isoform X3, producing MSDTEEVEYEEKEREEDIVDAEEEQEDGEGWAKPKPKPAFMPQTSLVPPKIPDGEKVDFDDIHRKRMEKDLTELQTLIEAHFESRKKEEEELINLTDRIEKRRSERAEQVRIRTEKEKERQNRINEEKARKEEEEFKKKAEDDAKKKKVLTNLQFSGYKTEKKGGPKKKTEREKKRAILSERHKELNIDHLKEDKLREKATELWKWIHQLEAEKFDLQYKHSRQKYDVTVLRNRVSDHQKVTKGTRSKRGLRK from the exons ATGTCAGACACAGAAGAGGTTGAATATGA GGAGAAAGAAC gagaggaggatattGTTG ATgccgaggaggagcaggaggatggAG AAGGTTGGGCAAAACCTAAACCAAA ACCAGCCTTCATGCCTCAGACCAGCCTGGTGCCTCCCAAAATCCCAGATGGAGAGAAAGTGGACTTTGAT GATATCCACCGCAAGCGTATGGAGAAGGACCTGACTGAGCTGCAGACGCTTATCGAGGCTCATTTTGAGAGTCGcaagaaggaagaagaggagctCATCAACCTCACTGATCGTATT GAGAAGCGCAGGTCTGAGAGAGCAGAGCAAGTGAGGATCCGAACAGAGAAAGAAAAGGAGCGTCAAAACAGAATAAAC GAGGAAAAGGCaagaaaggaggaagaggaatTTAAGAAGAAAGCGGAGGATGACGCCAAGAAAAAAAAGGTCCTCACCAACTTGCAGTTCAGCGGGTACAAG ACAGAAAAGAAAGGTGGGCCAAAAAAGAAAACAGAGCGAGAGAAGAAGAGAGCGATCTTAAGTGAACGACATAAGGAGCTGAATATTGACCATCTCAAAGAGGACAAActaag AGAGAAGGCTACTGAACTGTGGAAGTGGATACATCAACTTGAGGCAGAGAAATTTGATCTCCAGTACAAACACTCACGACAGAAATATGAT GTCACCGTACTCAGGAATCGAGTCAGCGATCATCAGAAAGT TACCAAGGGGACCAGGAGCAAACGGGGCTTGAGGAAATAA
- the tnnt2b gene encoding troponin T, cardiac muscle isoforms isoform X6 translates to MSDTEEVEYEEKEHAEEEQEDGGWAKPKPKPAFMPQTSLVPPKIPDGEKVDFDDIHRKRMEKDLTELQTLIEAHFESRKKEEEELINLTDRIEKRRSERAEQVRIRTEKEKERQNRINEEKARKEEEEFKKKAEDDAKKKKVLTNLQFSGYKTEKKGGPKKKTEREKKRAILSERHKELNIDHLKEDKLREKATELWKWIHQLEAEKFDLQYKHSRQKYDVTVLRNRVSDHQKVTKGTRSKRGLRK, encoded by the exons ATGTCAGACACAGAAGAGGTTGAATATGA GGAGAAAGAAC ATgccgaggaggagcaggaggatggAG GTTGGGCAAAACCTAAACCAAA ACCAGCCTTCATGCCTCAGACCAGCCTGGTGCCTCCCAAAATCCCAGATGGAGAGAAAGTGGACTTTGAT GATATCCACCGCAAGCGTATGGAGAAGGACCTGACTGAGCTGCAGACGCTTATCGAGGCTCATTTTGAGAGTCGcaagaaggaagaagaggagctCATCAACCTCACTGATCGTATT GAGAAGCGCAGGTCTGAGAGAGCAGAGCAAGTGAGGATCCGAACAGAGAAAGAAAAGGAGCGTCAAAACAGAATAAAC GAGGAAAAGGCaagaaaggaggaagaggaatTTAAGAAGAAAGCGGAGGATGACGCCAAGAAAAAAAAGGTCCTCACCAACTTGCAGTTCAGCGGGTACAAG ACAGAAAAGAAAGGTGGGCCAAAAAAGAAAACAGAGCGAGAGAAGAAGAGAGCGATCTTAAGTGAACGACATAAGGAGCTGAATATTGACCATCTCAAAGAGGACAAActaag AGAGAAGGCTACTGAACTGTGGAAGTGGATACATCAACTTGAGGCAGAGAAATTTGATCTCCAGTACAAACACTCACGACAGAAATATGAT GTCACCGTACTCAGGAATCGAGTCAGCGATCATCAGAAAGT TACCAAGGGGACCAGGAGCAAACGGGGCTTGAGGAAATAA
- the LOC106582713 gene encoding troponin I, slow skeletal muscle isoform X3, whose protein sequence is MPEQVQEKRKSKISASRKLMLKSLMVAKAKEEIEQEMVDKEEEKERYLAERAPALQTGGMSFAELQIKDLNIKVLDLRGKFKRPNLRRVRVSADAILRSLLGSKHKVSMDLRANLKSVKKEDTEKEKTVEVSDWRKNVEAMSGMEGRKKMFDAAKGPLQ, encoded by the exons ATGCCGGAGCAAGT ACAAGAG AAGCGAAAGTCGAAGATCTCGGCCTCCCGTAAGCTCATGCTAAAG AGCTTAATGGTGGCCAAGGCAAAGGAGGAGATTGAGCAGGAGATGGTGgataaagaggaggagaaggagaggtatCTGGCAGAGAGAGCACCTGCCTTACAGACCGGTGGCATGTCCTTTGCTGAGCTCCAG ATCAAGGACCTGAACATCAAAGTTTTGGACCTGAGGGGGAAGTTCAAGCGGCCCAACCTGAGGAGGGTAAGGGTCTCTGCTGACGCCATCTTGCGCTCCCTCCTGGGCTCCAAACACAAGGTCTCCATGGACCTTCGTGCAAACCTCAAGTCAGTCAAGAAGGAGGACACAGAGAAG GAGAAGACAGTGGAGGTGAGTGACTGGAGGAAGAACGTGGAGGCCATGTCTGGCATGGAGGGAAGGAAGAAGATGTTTGACGCAGCCAAAGGCCCCCTCCAGTAG
- the tnnt2b gene encoding troponin T, cardiac muscle isoforms isoform X4 — protein sequence MSDTEEVEYEEKEREEDIVDAEEEQEDGGWAKPKPKPAFMPQTSLVPPKIPDGEKVDFDDIHRKRMEKDLTELQTLIEAHFESRKKEEEELINLTDRIEKRRSERAEQVRIRTEKEKERQNRINEEKARKEEEEFKKKAEDDAKKKKVLTNLQFSGYKTEKKGGPKKKTEREKKRAILSERHKELNIDHLKEDKLREKATELWKWIHQLEAEKFDLQYKHSRQKYDVTVLRNRVSDHQKVTKGTRSKRGLRK from the exons ATGTCAGACACAGAAGAGGTTGAATATGA GGAGAAAGAAC gagaggaggatattGTTG ATgccgaggaggagcaggaggatggAG GTTGGGCAAAACCTAAACCAAA ACCAGCCTTCATGCCTCAGACCAGCCTGGTGCCTCCCAAAATCCCAGATGGAGAGAAAGTGGACTTTGAT GATATCCACCGCAAGCGTATGGAGAAGGACCTGACTGAGCTGCAGACGCTTATCGAGGCTCATTTTGAGAGTCGcaagaaggaagaagaggagctCATCAACCTCACTGATCGTATT GAGAAGCGCAGGTCTGAGAGAGCAGAGCAAGTGAGGATCCGAACAGAGAAAGAAAAGGAGCGTCAAAACAGAATAAAC GAGGAAAAGGCaagaaaggaggaagaggaatTTAAGAAGAAAGCGGAGGATGACGCCAAGAAAAAAAAGGTCCTCACCAACTTGCAGTTCAGCGGGTACAAG ACAGAAAAGAAAGGTGGGCCAAAAAAGAAAACAGAGCGAGAGAAGAAGAGAGCGATCTTAAGTGAACGACATAAGGAGCTGAATATTGACCATCTCAAAGAGGACAAActaag AGAGAAGGCTACTGAACTGTGGAAGTGGATACATCAACTTGAGGCAGAGAAATTTGATCTCCAGTACAAACACTCACGACAGAAATATGAT GTCACCGTACTCAGGAATCGAGTCAGCGATCATCAGAAAGT TACCAAGGGGACCAGGAGCAAACGGGGCTTGAGGAAATAA
- the tnnt2b gene encoding troponin T, cardiac muscle isoforms isoform X5, whose translation MSDTEEVEYEEKEHAEEEQEDGEGWAKPKPKPAFMPQTSLVPPKIPDGEKVDFDDIHRKRMEKDLTELQTLIEAHFESRKKEEEELINLTDRIEKRRSERAEQVRIRTEKEKERQNRINEEKARKEEEEFKKKAEDDAKKKKVLTNLQFSGYKTEKKGGPKKKTEREKKRAILSERHKELNIDHLKEDKLREKATELWKWIHQLEAEKFDLQYKHSRQKYDVTVLRNRVSDHQKVTKGTRSKRGLRK comes from the exons ATGTCAGACACAGAAGAGGTTGAATATGA GGAGAAAGAAC ATgccgaggaggagcaggaggatggAG AAGGTTGGGCAAAACCTAAACCAAA ACCAGCCTTCATGCCTCAGACCAGCCTGGTGCCTCCCAAAATCCCAGATGGAGAGAAAGTGGACTTTGAT GATATCCACCGCAAGCGTATGGAGAAGGACCTGACTGAGCTGCAGACGCTTATCGAGGCTCATTTTGAGAGTCGcaagaaggaagaagaggagctCATCAACCTCACTGATCGTATT GAGAAGCGCAGGTCTGAGAGAGCAGAGCAAGTGAGGATCCGAACAGAGAAAGAAAAGGAGCGTCAAAACAGAATAAAC GAGGAAAAGGCaagaaaggaggaagaggaatTTAAGAAGAAAGCGGAGGATGACGCCAAGAAAAAAAAGGTCCTCACCAACTTGCAGTTCAGCGGGTACAAG ACAGAAAAGAAAGGTGGGCCAAAAAAGAAAACAGAGCGAGAGAAGAAGAGAGCGATCTTAAGTGAACGACATAAGGAGCTGAATATTGACCATCTCAAAGAGGACAAActaag AGAGAAGGCTACTGAACTGTGGAAGTGGATACATCAACTTGAGGCAGAGAAATTTGATCTCCAGTACAAACACTCACGACAGAAATATGAT GTCACCGTACTCAGGAATCGAGTCAGCGATCATCAGAAAGT TACCAAGGGGACCAGGAGCAAACGGGGCTTGAGGAAATAA
- the tnnt2b gene encoding troponin T, cardiac muscle isoforms isoform X1: MSDTEEVEYEEKEQGEEDIVDAEEEQEDGEGWAKPKPKPAFMPQTSLVPPKIPDGEKVDFDDIHRKRMEKDLTELQTLIEAHFESRKKEEEELINLTDRIEKRRSERAEQVRIRTEKEKERQNRINEEKARKEEEEFKKKAEDDAKKKKVLTNLQFSGYKTEKKGGPKKKTEREKKRAILSERHKELNIDHLKEDKLREKATELWKWIHQLEAEKFDLQYKHSRQKYDVTVLRNRVSDHQKVTKGTRSKRGLRK; encoded by the exons ATGTCAGACACAGAAGAGGTTGAATATGA GGAGAAAGAAC aaggagaggaggatattGTTG ATgccgaggaggagcaggaggatggAG AAGGTTGGGCAAAACCTAAACCAAA ACCAGCCTTCATGCCTCAGACCAGCCTGGTGCCTCCCAAAATCCCAGATGGAGAGAAAGTGGACTTTGAT GATATCCACCGCAAGCGTATGGAGAAGGACCTGACTGAGCTGCAGACGCTTATCGAGGCTCATTTTGAGAGTCGcaagaaggaagaagaggagctCATCAACCTCACTGATCGTATT GAGAAGCGCAGGTCTGAGAGAGCAGAGCAAGTGAGGATCCGAACAGAGAAAGAAAAGGAGCGTCAAAACAGAATAAAC GAGGAAAAGGCaagaaaggaggaagaggaatTTAAGAAGAAAGCGGAGGATGACGCCAAGAAAAAAAAGGTCCTCACCAACTTGCAGTTCAGCGGGTACAAG ACAGAAAAGAAAGGTGGGCCAAAAAAGAAAACAGAGCGAGAGAAGAAGAGAGCGATCTTAAGTGAACGACATAAGGAGCTGAATATTGACCATCTCAAAGAGGACAAActaag AGAGAAGGCTACTGAACTGTGGAAGTGGATACATCAACTTGAGGCAGAGAAATTTGATCTCCAGTACAAACACTCACGACAGAAATATGAT GTCACCGTACTCAGGAATCGAGTCAGCGATCATCAGAAAGT TACCAAGGGGACCAGGAGCAAACGGGGCTTGAGGAAATAA
- the LOC106582713 gene encoding troponin I, slow skeletal muscle isoform X4 translates to MPEQVQERKSKISASRKLMLKSLMVAKAKEEIEQEMVDKEEEKERYLAERAPALQTGGMSFAELQIKDLNIKVLDLRGKFKRPNLRRVRVSADAILRSLLGSKHKVSMDLRANLKSVKKEDTEKEKTVEVSDWRKNVEAMSGMEGRKKMFDAAKGPLQ, encoded by the exons ATGCCGGAGCAAGT ACAAGAG CGAAAGTCGAAGATCTCGGCCTCCCGTAAGCTCATGCTAAAG AGCTTAATGGTGGCCAAGGCAAAGGAGGAGATTGAGCAGGAGATGGTGgataaagaggaggagaaggagaggtatCTGGCAGAGAGAGCACCTGCCTTACAGACCGGTGGCATGTCCTTTGCTGAGCTCCAG ATCAAGGACCTGAACATCAAAGTTTTGGACCTGAGGGGGAAGTTCAAGCGGCCCAACCTGAGGAGGGTAAGGGTCTCTGCTGACGCCATCTTGCGCTCCCTCCTGGGCTCCAAACACAAGGTCTCCATGGACCTTCGTGCAAACCTCAAGTCAGTCAAGAAGGAGGACACAGAGAAG GAGAAGACAGTGGAGGTGAGTGACTGGAGGAAGAACGTGGAGGCCATGTCTGGCATGGAGGGAAGGAAGAAGATGTTTGACGCAGCCAAAGGCCCCCTCCAGTAG
- the LOC106582713 gene encoding troponin I, slow skeletal muscle isoform X2 — translation MPEQVQERKSKISASRKLMLKSLMVAKAKEEIEQEMVDKEEEKERYLAERAPALQTGGMSFAELQELCRELHAKVDVVDEERYDIEAKVMHNTREIKDLNIKVLDLRGKFKRPNLRRVRVSADAILRSLLGSKHKVSMDLRANLKSVKKEDTEKEKTVEVSDWRKNVEAMSGMEGRKKMFDAAKGPLQ, via the exons ATGCCGGAGCAAGT ACAAGAG CGAAAGTCGAAGATCTCGGCCTCCCGTAAGCTCATGCTAAAG AGCTTAATGGTGGCCAAGGCAAAGGAGGAGATTGAGCAGGAGATGGTGgataaagaggaggagaaggagaggtatCTGGCAGAGAGAGCACCTGCCTTACAGACCGGTGGCATGTCCTTTGCTGAGCTCCAG GAGTTATGTCGGGAGTTACATGCCAAGGTTGACGTGGTGGATGAGGAGCGATATGACATTGAAGCCAAAGTCATGCACAACACCAGAGAG ATCAAGGACCTGAACATCAAAGTTTTGGACCTGAGGGGGAAGTTCAAGCGGCCCAACCTGAGGAGGGTAAGGGTCTCTGCTGACGCCATCTTGCGCTCCCTCCTGGGCTCCAAACACAAGGTCTCCATGGACCTTCGTGCAAACCTCAAGTCAGTCAAGAAGGAGGACACAGAGAAG GAGAAGACAGTGGAGGTGAGTGACTGGAGGAAGAACGTGGAGGCCATGTCTGGCATGGAGGGAAGGAAGAAGATGTTTGACGCAGCCAAAGGCCCCCTCCAGTAG
- the tnnt2b gene encoding troponin T, cardiac muscle isoforms isoform X2 — protein MSDTEEVEYEEKEQGEEDIVDAEEEQEDGGWAKPKPKPAFMPQTSLVPPKIPDGEKVDFDDIHRKRMEKDLTELQTLIEAHFESRKKEEEELINLTDRIEKRRSERAEQVRIRTEKEKERQNRINEEKARKEEEEFKKKAEDDAKKKKVLTNLQFSGYKTEKKGGPKKKTEREKKRAILSERHKELNIDHLKEDKLREKATELWKWIHQLEAEKFDLQYKHSRQKYDVTVLRNRVSDHQKVTKGTRSKRGLRK, from the exons ATGTCAGACACAGAAGAGGTTGAATATGA GGAGAAAGAAC aaggagaggaggatattGTTG ATgccgaggaggagcaggaggatggAG GTTGGGCAAAACCTAAACCAAA ACCAGCCTTCATGCCTCAGACCAGCCTGGTGCCTCCCAAAATCCCAGATGGAGAGAAAGTGGACTTTGAT GATATCCACCGCAAGCGTATGGAGAAGGACCTGACTGAGCTGCAGACGCTTATCGAGGCTCATTTTGAGAGTCGcaagaaggaagaagaggagctCATCAACCTCACTGATCGTATT GAGAAGCGCAGGTCTGAGAGAGCAGAGCAAGTGAGGATCCGAACAGAGAAAGAAAAGGAGCGTCAAAACAGAATAAAC GAGGAAAAGGCaagaaaggaggaagaggaatTTAAGAAGAAAGCGGAGGATGACGCCAAGAAAAAAAAGGTCCTCACCAACTTGCAGTTCAGCGGGTACAAG ACAGAAAAGAAAGGTGGGCCAAAAAAGAAAACAGAGCGAGAGAAGAAGAGAGCGATCTTAAGTGAACGACATAAGGAGCTGAATATTGACCATCTCAAAGAGGACAAActaag AGAGAAGGCTACTGAACTGTGGAAGTGGATACATCAACTTGAGGCAGAGAAATTTGATCTCCAGTACAAACACTCACGACAGAAATATGAT GTCACCGTACTCAGGAATCGAGTCAGCGATCATCAGAAAGT TACCAAGGGGACCAGGAGCAAACGGGGCTTGAGGAAATAA
- the LOC106582713 gene encoding troponin I, slow skeletal muscle isoform X1: MPEQVQEKRKSKISASRKLMLKSLMVAKAKEEIEQEMVDKEEEKERYLAERAPALQTGGMSFAELQELCRELHAKVDVVDEERYDIEAKVMHNTREIKDLNIKVLDLRGKFKRPNLRRVRVSADAILRSLLGSKHKVSMDLRANLKSVKKEDTEKEKTVEVSDWRKNVEAMSGMEGRKKMFDAAKGPLQ, from the exons ATGCCGGAGCAAGT ACAAGAG AAGCGAAAGTCGAAGATCTCGGCCTCCCGTAAGCTCATGCTAAAG AGCTTAATGGTGGCCAAGGCAAAGGAGGAGATTGAGCAGGAGATGGTGgataaagaggaggagaaggagaggtatCTGGCAGAGAGAGCACCTGCCTTACAGACCGGTGGCATGTCCTTTGCTGAGCTCCAG GAGTTATGTCGGGAGTTACATGCCAAGGTTGACGTGGTGGATGAGGAGCGATATGACATTGAAGCCAAAGTCATGCACAACACCAGAGAG ATCAAGGACCTGAACATCAAAGTTTTGGACCTGAGGGGGAAGTTCAAGCGGCCCAACCTGAGGAGGGTAAGGGTCTCTGCTGACGCCATCTTGCGCTCCCTCCTGGGCTCCAAACACAAGGTCTCCATGGACCTTCGTGCAAACCTCAAGTCAGTCAAGAAGGAGGACACAGAGAAG GAGAAGACAGTGGAGGTGAGTGACTGGAGGAAGAACGTGGAGGCCATGTCTGGCATGGAGGGAAGGAAGAAGATGTTTGACGCAGCCAAAGGCCCCCTCCAGTAG